Proteins encoded together in one Yersinia mollaretii ATCC 43969 window:
- the cueP gene encoding copper-binding periplasmic metallochaperone CueP → MNKTFASAARLAIVALAAVTFSHFALAQSTSTTQNEFLAQQGLAGKTPEQMVEAIDQSKQARPLPYSASITGTELKLSDGQQQFTFPLGDKFYLSFAPFVNQTHPCFNHSLSGCRGEMAETAFDVKITDNAGKVILQDKLTSYQNGFIGVWLPRNTEGTIEVSYQGLKAVSPFATHTESQTCMTTLQLKK, encoded by the coding sequence ATGAATAAGACCTTCGCTTCCGCAGCCCGACTCGCCATTGTGGCTTTAGCCGCTGTCACCTTCAGTCATTTTGCTTTAGCGCAATCTACCTCTACCACACAAAATGAATTTCTGGCTCAACAGGGGTTAGCGGGGAAAACCCCTGAGCAGATGGTTGAGGCGATTGATCAGTCGAAACAAGCACGGCCTTTGCCCTATTCGGCATCAATAACCGGCACAGAACTCAAATTATCGGATGGGCAACAGCAATTCACTTTCCCGCTGGGTGATAAATTTTATCTCTCATTTGCGCCTTTCGTGAATCAAACTCACCCTTGCTTTAATCACAGTTTATCGGGTTGCCGTGGTGAAATGGCGGAGACAGCATTTGATGTGAAGATTACCGATAATGCGGGAAAAGTGATCCTACAAGATAAGCTCACCAGCTATCAAAATGGCTTTATTGGTGTGTGGCTACCGCGTAATACCGAAGGGACCATTGAAGTGAGCTATCAGGGGCTTAAGGCGGTATCACCTTTTGCCACCCATACTGAGAGTCAAACCTGTATGACCACATTACAGTTGAAAAAGTAG
- the proP gene encoding glycine betaine/L-proline transporter ProP, giving the protein MGLRKKSIKPMQINDITIIDDTKLKKAITAAALGNAMEWFDFGVYGFVAFALGQVFFPGADPGIQMIAALATFSVPFLVRPLGGLFFGALGDKYGRQKVLSVTIIIMSVSTFCIGLIPSYASIGIWAPILLLLAKLAQGFSVGGEYTGAAIFVAEYSPDRKRGFLGSWLDFGSIAGFVLGAGVVLLISSIVGEAQFLEWGWRIPFFIAAPLGLIGIYLRHALEETPTFQQHVEKIDSDSRNSIAEPPKVSFREILTKQWKNLTICVGIVMATNVTYYMLLTYMPSYLSHSLHYSEDHGVLIIIAIMLGMLFIQPVMGLMSDKYGRKPFIIIGSIGLFILAIPSFILINSGIIGLIFCGLLIIAILLNCFTGVMASTLPAMFPTHIRYSALAIAFNVSVLVAGLTPTAAAWLVETTQNLYMPAYYLMVVAVIGLVTGIFMKETANMPLKGATPAASDRAEAKEILQEHHDNIEQNIDDIDQQIAELEKKRKNLIAQHPDIN; this is encoded by the coding sequence ATGGGACTCAGAAAAAAGAGCATTAAACCTATGCAGATCAATGATATTACCATCATTGATGACACCAAATTGAAGAAAGCGATCACGGCTGCGGCGTTGGGTAACGCCATGGAGTGGTTTGACTTTGGGGTGTATGGTTTCGTCGCCTTCGCACTCGGTCAGGTCTTTTTCCCCGGCGCTGACCCCGGTATCCAGATGATCGCCGCGCTGGCCACTTTTTCGGTGCCTTTCTTGGTCCGCCCCCTTGGTGGCCTATTTTTTGGTGCCTTGGGCGATAAATATGGGCGGCAAAAAGTGCTGTCCGTCACCATCATTATTATGTCGGTCAGCACCTTCTGTATTGGTTTGATTCCCTCCTATGCTTCGATCGGCATCTGGGCACCGATACTGCTGTTATTGGCAAAACTGGCGCAGGGGTTCTCTGTCGGGGGCGAATATACTGGAGCGGCGATTTTTGTTGCGGAGTATTCGCCAGACAGAAAACGCGGTTTCCTCGGCAGTTGGCTCGATTTTGGCTCGATTGCTGGTTTCGTCTTAGGGGCTGGGGTGGTGTTGCTGATCTCCAGCATTGTGGGGGAGGCCCAGTTTCTCGAGTGGGGATGGCGGATACCCTTCTTCATCGCCGCACCCTTAGGGCTGATTGGCATCTATCTGCGCCACGCACTTGAAGAGACGCCGACCTTCCAACAGCATGTGGAGAAGATTGATAGCGACTCGCGCAACAGCATTGCCGAACCACCGAAAGTCTCTTTCCGCGAGATTCTCACCAAGCAATGGAAGAATCTGACCATCTGTGTCGGCATTGTGATGGCAACCAATGTTACGTATTACATGTTATTGACCTACATGCCGAGCTATCTCTCCCATAGCCTGCACTACTCTGAAGATCATGGCGTCTTGATCATTATCGCCATTATGCTTGGGATGCTATTTATCCAGCCGGTGATGGGGTTAATGAGTGATAAATATGGTCGTAAACCTTTTATTATTATCGGCAGCATTGGGCTGTTTATTCTCGCGATCCCCAGCTTTATTTTGATTAATAGCGGCATTATCGGTTTGATATTTTGTGGTTTGCTGATTATCGCGATTCTACTTAACTGCTTTACCGGCGTGATGGCCTCAACATTACCGGCCATGTTCCCAACGCATATTCGTTACAGCGCTTTGGCGATCGCTTTTAATGTCTCAGTGCTGGTGGCTGGCCTGACCCCCACGGCAGCAGCATGGTTGGTTGAAACCACCCAAAATCTCTATATGCCTGCATATTATCTGATGGTGGTGGCGGTTATTGGTCTGGTGACGGGAATATTTATGAAGGAGACGGCGAATATGCCGCTGAAAGGGGCGACGCCAGCCGCATCAGATCGGGCAGAAGCGAAAGAGATATTGCAGGAGCACCATGACAATATCGAACAGAATATTGACGATATTGATCAGCAAATAGCGGAACTGGAGAAGAAGCGCAAAAATCTGATTGCTCAACATCCCGATATTAATTAA